In the genome of Tepidisphaeraceae bacterium, one region contains:
- a CDS encoding AbrB/MazE/SpoVT family DNA-binding domain-containing protein has protein sequence MAITVKLTTVGNSTGIVLPKELLEKLRVQKGDTLHVLETPNGIELTSFDPEFARQMDVAEKVMRRRRNLLKKLAE, from the coding sequence ATGGCTATTACCGTCAAACTCACCACCGTCGGCAACTCGACCGGAATCGTCCTGCCGAAGGAACTGCTGGAAAAGCTCCGCGTGCAGAAGGGCGACACGCTGCACGTTCTGGAGACCCCCAACGGCATCGAACTGACCAGTTTCGACCCTGAGTTCGCCCGTCAGATGGACGTGGCGGAAAAGGTGATGCGGCGGCGGCGGAACCTTCTCAAGAAACTGGCGGAGTAG
- a CDS encoding type II toxin-antitoxin system death-on-curing family toxin: MDDPIWISQELALAIHKRQLAEHGGLDGVRDLGLLQSAIARPRHLFAYNDPTPELPALAASYAFGIARNHPFIDGNKRTAAVVCETFLELNGLQIEATDLEMYPVFLDLAAGTVSEEQLTAWLVAHVRRTDVE, encoded by the coding sequence ATGGACGACCCAATCTGGATCAGTCAGGAATTGGCTTTGGCCATTCACAAGAGACAGCTCGCCGAGCATGGTGGGCTGGACGGTGTGCGCGACCTGGGCCTGCTGCAGTCCGCCATCGCGCGGCCGCGCCACCTGTTCGCTTACAACGACCCGACGCCCGAGCTACCTGCGCTGGCTGCGTCGTATGCGTTTGGCATTGCGCGCAACCACCCGTTCATCGACGGCAACAAGCGCACGGCCGCGGTCGTGTGCGAAACGTTCTTGGAGTTGAACGGGTTGCAGATCGAGGCAACGGACTTGGAGATGTATCCCGTCTTCCTCGACCTGGCCGCCGGTACCGTAAGTGAGGAACAACTGACCGCTTGGCTCGTCGCTCATGTGCGCCGCACGGACGTGGAGTAA
- a CDS encoding radical SAM protein has translation MAKLSFNIDPVIEGKARLTDAQALELHHNASLHDLGQWAHATALRMHPEDYRTYVIDRNINYTNVCTAKCTFCAFRRDHDDSDAYTLSFDTIGEKIKELVAINGTQILMQGGMNDRLPIEWYEELLRYIKTNFPTVHIHAFSPPEFVEFERFFGLDVRDIIRRFKAAGLATIPGGGGEIFNPRVRRRIGIGKCSGDDWLRVMRVAHEEGLNTSATMLIGHIEFARERVEHMAALRDMQDYALYSRRLAGGLRGVPKQDHRQAGGYVQVIDAIRQRWPGVFASSQLTPENGRLANAGSYTAFIHWPFQRENTPLGRAKEWTEAAYGPFDESTNDDVLRGRVVRMAGADEYLRTLAIARLYLDNFPSLQSSWVTMGPKIGQLALFFGANDMGSVMMEENVVSAAGTTYRLEAREICRLIRDAGWVPAQRDQYYHVLARHDGPDSPDLQPRPDVPTRNVRKIDNQFIGAAPGLDDGADRSVKLQLPILGEAAR, from the coding sequence ATGGCCAAGCTGTCGTTCAACATCGATCCGGTCATTGAGGGCAAGGCCCGCTTAACCGACGCGCAAGCGCTGGAGCTGCACCACAACGCGTCGCTGCACGATTTGGGCCAATGGGCCCATGCGACCGCGCTTCGGATGCATCCGGAGGATTACCGCACGTACGTGATTGACCGGAACATCAACTACACGAACGTCTGCACTGCCAAGTGCACGTTCTGCGCGTTCCGCCGCGACCACGACGACAGCGATGCCTACACACTCTCGTTCGACACCATCGGCGAGAAGATCAAAGAACTAGTCGCGATCAACGGCACGCAGATCCTCATGCAAGGCGGCATGAACGACCGCCTGCCGATCGAGTGGTACGAGGAGTTGCTGCGCTACATCAAGACGAACTTCCCGACCGTTCACATTCACGCGTTCAGCCCGCCGGAGTTTGTGGAGTTCGAACGGTTCTTCGGCCTGGACGTGCGCGACATCATCCGCCGCTTCAAGGCCGCGGGACTCGCGACGATTCCGGGTGGCGGCGGTGAGATCTTCAATCCGCGCGTCCGGCGGCGCATCGGCATTGGCAAGTGCTCTGGTGACGACTGGCTGCGCGTGATGCGCGTGGCACACGAGGAAGGCCTGAACACCAGCGCCACGATGCTCATCGGCCACATCGAGTTCGCCCGCGAGCGCGTCGAGCACATGGCCGCGCTGCGCGACATGCAGGACTACGCGCTATATAGCCGTCGGCTTGCCGGTGGTCTTCGTGGCGTTCCAAAGCAAGACCACCGGCAAGCCGGCGGCTATGTGCAGGTGATCGATGCCATCCGACAGCGCTGGCCCGGCGTGTTCGCATCATCACAACTGACCCCGGAGAACGGACGACTGGCCAACGCCGGCTCCTACACCGCCTTCATCCACTGGCCGTTCCAGCGCGAGAACACCCCGCTCGGCCGCGCGAAGGAATGGACCGAGGCAGCCTACGGTCCGTTCGACGAAAGCACGAACGACGACGTCCTGCGCGGCCGCGTCGTGCGCATGGCCGGGGCGGACGAATACCTGCGCACGCTGGCGATCGCCCGGCTGTACCTCGACAACTTCCCGTCGCTGCAAAGCAGTTGGGTAACGATGGGCCCGAAGATCGGGCAGCTGGCGCTCTTCTTCGGCGCCAACGACATGGGCAGCGTAATGATGGAGGAAAACGTCGTCAGCGCCGCCGGCACGACCTACCGCCTGGAGGCGCGCGAGATCTGCCGTCTCATCCGCGACGCCGGCTGGGTGCCCGCCCAGCGCGACCAGTACTACCACGTGCTGGCCCGCCACGATGGGCCGGATTCCCCCGACCTCCAACCACGGCCAGACGTGCCGACGCGCAACGTGCGCAAGATCGACAACCAGTTCATCGGCGCCGCGCCGGGGCTGGACGACGGCGCCGATCGCAGCGTGAAGCTTCAGCTGCCGATTCTGGGTGAAGCGGCGCGATAA
- the rny gene encoding ribonuclease Y, translated as MEWFIGGLIGAVLGAGALFGFLVFTANNIVRRAKEESQRLKDAAVREGETRAKETELTARQDALKRKEQSEKELESERNELKALEQRLTKREDTLDRKLDTLSMKERNLTDLEGRLAGREKVLVQKETDLTTVLKEQRDRLLQMTGMSPEQAREMLLRRIEDECKQEAGEIIQKATEHAQEEAKEKSRQIIIQAIQRYAAEQTSDHTVSTVVIPSDDMKGRVIGREGRNIRSFEKATGVDVIIDDTPGLVVVSCFDPVRREVARISLEKLVQDGRIHPARIEEIVASTNKEMDDELIRIGKEAVQEANLPNIAKPIIPMLGRLGYRTSYGQNVLKHSLEVAYLAQVMASELGLDGVLARRCGLLHDIGKAMDHETEGGHPQIGMEFLRKFNESEAVLNATIGHHGDVPATTPYTPIIMAADAISASRPGARRESLERYIKRLQDLEGIALEFEGVRQAYAIQAGREVRVIVDAKLVDDRVSAKLARDIAKKIESEMQYPGEIKVTLIRELRSVEYAR; from the coding sequence ATGGAATGGTTCATCGGTGGTTTGATCGGCGCGGTTCTTGGCGCCGGAGCGTTATTCGGGTTCCTGGTTTTCACGGCCAACAACATCGTCCGCCGGGCGAAGGAAGAATCGCAGCGCCTGAAGGACGCCGCCGTCCGCGAGGGTGAGACGCGTGCAAAGGAGACCGAACTCACCGCCCGTCAGGACGCGCTGAAGCGCAAGGAACAGTCGGAAAAGGAACTGGAGTCGGAACGCAACGAGCTGAAGGCCCTGGAACAACGGCTGACCAAGCGCGAGGACACGCTGGATCGCAAGCTCGATACGCTGTCGATGAAGGAGCGCAACCTCACCGATCTGGAAGGTCGCCTCGCCGGCCGCGAGAAGGTGCTGGTTCAGAAGGAGACCGACCTGACGACCGTGCTGAAAGAGCAGCGGGACCGGCTGTTGCAGATGACCGGCATGTCCCCCGAGCAGGCCCGCGAGATGCTGCTGCGGCGCATCGAGGACGAGTGCAAGCAGGAGGCCGGCGAGATCATCCAGAAGGCCACCGAGCACGCGCAGGAAGAGGCCAAGGAAAAGAGCCGGCAGATCATCATCCAAGCCATCCAGCGCTACGCCGCCGAGCAGACCAGCGACCACACGGTGAGCACGGTCGTCATTCCGTCCGACGACATGAAGGGCCGCGTGATCGGCCGCGAAGGGCGCAACATCCGCTCGTTCGAGAAGGCGACCGGCGTCGACGTGATCATCGACGACACGCCGGGCCTGGTGGTCGTCAGCTGCTTCGATCCCGTCCGTCGTGAGGTGGCGCGCATCAGCCTTGAAAAGCTGGTGCAGGATGGCCGCATTCACCCGGCCCGCATCGAGGAGATCGTCGCCAGCACCAACAAGGAGATGGACGACGAGCTGATCCGCATCGGCAAGGAAGCGGTGCAGGAAGCGAATTTGCCGAACATCGCCAAACCGATCATTCCCATGCTGGGCCGGCTGGGCTACCGCACGAGCTATGGGCAGAACGTGCTGAAGCATAGCCTCGAAGTGGCCTACCTCGCGCAGGTGATGGCCAGCGAGCTGGGCCTTGACGGCGTGCTCGCCCGCCGATGCGGGTTGCTGCACGACATTGGTAAAGCGATGGACCATGAAACCGAAGGCGGTCACCCGCAGATCGGCATGGAGTTTTTGCGCAAGTTCAACGAGAGCGAGGCCGTGCTGAACGCGACGATCGGCCACCACGGCGACGTGCCGGCGACCACGCCGTACACCCCGATCATCATGGCCGCCGACGCCATCAGCGCCAGCCGCCCGGGCGCGCGGCGCGAGTCGCTCGAGCGCTACATCAAGCGCCTGCAGGACCTGGAAGGCATTGCGCTCGAGTTCGAGGGCGTCCGGCAGGCCTACGCCATTCAGGCCGGCCGCGAGGTGCGCGTGATCGTCGACGCCAAGCTGGTCGACGACCGCGTGAGCGCCAAGCTCGCCCGCGACATCGCCAAGAAGATCGAGAGCGAGATGCAGTACCCCGGCGAGATCAAGGTCACGCTGATCCGCGAGCTGCGCAGCGTGGAGTACGCTCGGTGA
- a CDS encoding ATP-dependent DNA helicase RecQ: MVRTKSGVDEIRRIAREKFGFESLRHGQEDVIKLVLEGRDVLSIMPTGSGKSAVYQIAGLLIDGPTVVISPLIALQKDQVESIEEKDVAEAAVVNSTVRVGERREAFAMLREGELEYLFLAPEQLANPDTMAHLKANPPSLLVVDEAHCVSEWGHDFRPEYGRIGKLIEALDRRPVILALTATAAPNVREQILDRLDMRDARTIVWGFDRPNIHLSVEHCPDLETKRRIVADRVKDLPKPGLVYVGTHAHAEEIAEDLRKENIAVDAYHGGLKKAEREAVQDRYMNRGSQVIVATNAFGMGVDKADVRFVVHYDVPESIDSYFQEIGRAGRDGEPATAILLYRPEDIGSRKGQTAGGKLSEDQAQQVADAIAANGKKPIDLEQLHEQTDVPASKVEAAVHRLEELGVVAIDEDGDVAAAASKKKLEAAGEQAAAAHEAHRQYRLGRLEIMKDYAETGECRRQYLLRYFGENLPEPCGHCDNCEEGVVAEHQRQAATHPFGIKSRVLHKKWGEGTVMRYEDDKIVILFDKEGYKSVVTQFVIDNDLLKSQG, encoded by the coding sequence ATGGTGCGCACGAAGAGCGGTGTGGATGAGATTCGTAGGATCGCCCGTGAAAAGTTTGGATTCGAATCGCTGCGACACGGGCAGGAAGACGTGATCAAGCTTGTTCTAGAAGGGCGGGACGTGCTGTCGATCATGCCGACCGGGTCGGGGAAGAGCGCCGTCTACCAGATCGCCGGGCTGTTGATCGATGGGCCGACGGTGGTCATCTCGCCGTTGATTGCGCTGCAGAAGGACCAAGTCGAGTCGATCGAAGAAAAGGACGTCGCCGAGGCGGCGGTCGTCAATTCCACCGTGCGCGTCGGCGAGCGCCGCGAGGCATTTGCGATGCTTCGCGAGGGGGAACTGGAATACCTCTTCCTGGCCCCCGAACAGCTGGCCAATCCCGACACCATGGCGCATCTGAAGGCCAACCCGCCATCGCTGTTGGTGGTGGACGAGGCGCACTGCGTGAGCGAATGGGGGCACGACTTCCGTCCTGAGTATGGCCGCATCGGCAAGTTGATCGAGGCGCTCGATCGGCGGCCGGTCATCCTCGCCTTAACCGCGACGGCGGCGCCGAACGTGCGCGAGCAGATCCTCGACCGGCTCGACATGCGCGACGCTCGCACGATCGTCTGGGGTTTTGATCGGCCGAATATTCATCTGTCCGTCGAGCATTGTCCGGATCTGGAGACGAAGCGGCGCATCGTTGCCGACCGCGTGAAGGACCTGCCCAAGCCGGGCCTCGTGTACGTCGGCACGCACGCGCACGCCGAGGAGATCGCCGAGGACCTGCGCAAGGAGAACATCGCTGTCGACGCGTACCACGGCGGACTGAAGAAGGCCGAGCGCGAGGCCGTGCAGGACCGCTACATGAACCGCGGCAGCCAGGTGATCGTCGCCACCAACGCGTTCGGCATGGGCGTGGACAAGGCTGACGTGCGTTTCGTGGTGCACTACGACGTGCCGGAATCGATCGACAGCTACTTCCAGGAGATCGGCCGCGCCGGTCGCGATGGTGAACCGGCGACGGCGATCCTGCTCTATCGCCCGGAAGACATCGGCAGCCGCAAGGGACAGACGGCCGGTGGGAAGCTTTCTGAAGACCAGGCGCAGCAGGTCGCCGACGCGATCGCCGCCAACGGAAAGAAGCCGATCGACCTCGAGCAACTGCACGAGCAGACCGACGTGCCCGCCTCCAAGGTGGAGGCGGCGGTGCACCGGTTGGAAGAGTTAGGCGTGGTAGCGATCGACGAGGACGGCGACGTCGCTGCCGCGGCGTCGAAAAAGAAACTCGAAGCCGCCGGTGAACAGGCTGCCGCGGCGCATGAAGCGCACCGACAGTATCGCCTGGGTCGCCTGGAGATCATGAAGGACTACGCCGAGACCGGCGAGTGCCGACGGCAGTACCTGCTGCGCTACTTCGGTGAAAACCTGCCCGAGCCGTGCGGCCACTGCGACAACTGCGAGGAAGGCGTGGTCGCCGAGCACCAACGACAGGCGGCGACGCACCCGTTCGGCATCAAGTCGCGCGTGCTGCACAAGAAGTGGGGCGAGGGCACCGTGATGCGCTACGAGGACGACAAGATCGTCATCCTGTTCGACAAAGAAGGCTACAAGAGCGTCGTCACGCAGTTTGTCATTGATAACGACCTGCTGAAGTCGCAGGGATGA
- a CDS encoding ComEC/Rec2 family competence protein yields MEPSAADRTWADALRRRPAVLVAVALMAGIACHARLPHQPLLWITATLLFLATSWRWVRQPTAAALLLAAVFSAGAALAQFRAFYWTISDIALYTSEQQRLAQLELRIIDPPRILVGPPTAMRPIPPKQVTRAQVLRVKTWDGWRDTTGGALVQIEEPHPRLHVGQTVRVLGRLQRPAPAANPGQFDWADYYRQQRILTSITIPRASNIAIIDEGSPSLLDRLRASVRELLAAGFTPSQSIDHALLRALLVGDPDPELRDIQDQFKRTGTSHHLSISGLHVAVLGGFVFLICRLARLRPRTTATVTLAFVVLYGIVALPSPPVVRSVLLCAMFAAGLLSGRSVDAVQLLSITAIVMLIYHPLDLFTPGFQLSFGTVLGLFLLTPAFTKLMQSFRDRDLMLAPKQPGRIAAAGRWADSQMFAAIVTGIVAWLVSMPLIAWHFGQVNPWAIVGSIALALPVFAALICGLLKVVLTIAWPGAAEVWATIAAWPIALMRQMLTWLDAMPGASVPLPAPPPYLLALCYTLLLASVFLRARSGLRWTLITLAIVSYLAILALPVRQAVMQRVAAGDDLRVTLLYVGAGQCAVIEPPGGRTMVVDAGSTSLSDLWRKCLGPFLHAAGKTSLDTVLITHGDADHTSAVADVVSVYGVREVLAGAYLAPNAVGDSAAEGVLASLDDLDRPPRIVSPGDVLPLGRQTRVEILWPREGMALQDNDSGVVMKLSHAGRTILFPADIEDAAMAELLKQPASLKADVLIAAHHGSSEKLTAAFVTAVDPSAILSSNDRTLTHKQRTFETLIGDRPLYRTHHCGAITVTIGGDGSLRVEPFQQTGAAPPALTLPAIR; encoded by the coding sequence ATGGAGCCATCCGCAGCCGATCGAACTTGGGCCGACGCGTTGCGCCGTCGCCCGGCGGTGTTGGTGGCGGTCGCGCTCATGGCCGGCATCGCATGCCATGCAAGGCTGCCGCACCAGCCGTTGTTGTGGATCACGGCAACTCTCCTGTTCCTCGCGACAAGTTGGCGATGGGTGCGACAGCCCACGGCCGCTGCGCTGTTGCTCGCAGCGGTGTTTTCTGCCGGCGCGGCGCTCGCGCAGTTCCGCGCGTTCTACTGGACCATCTCTGACATCGCACTCTACACGTCGGAACAGCAGCGGCTGGCGCAATTGGAGCTGCGCATCATCGACCCGCCACGCATTCTCGTCGGCCCGCCGACCGCCATGCGGCCCATTCCACCGAAGCAGGTAACGCGGGCGCAGGTGCTTCGCGTGAAGACGTGGGACGGCTGGCGCGATACCACCGGCGGCGCGCTCGTGCAGATCGAGGAACCGCACCCGCGCCTGCACGTCGGCCAGACCGTCCGCGTGCTGGGCCGCCTGCAACGCCCAGCGCCGGCGGCCAATCCGGGGCAGTTCGATTGGGCCGACTACTACCGCCAGCAGCGCATCCTTACCTCCATCACCATCCCACGCGCCAGCAACATCGCGATTATCGATGAAGGATCGCCCTCGCTGCTCGACCGGTTGCGCGCCAGCGTGCGCGAACTGCTGGCCGCCGGTTTCACGCCGTCGCAGTCGATCGACCACGCGCTGCTGCGCGCGTTGCTCGTGGGCGACCCCGATCCGGAACTGCGTGACATCCAAGACCAATTCAAACGCACCGGCACCAGCCATCACCTGTCGATCAGCGGCCTGCACGTCGCCGTGCTCGGCGGGTTCGTCTTCCTGATCTGTCGGCTCGCGCGACTGCGCCCGCGCACGACGGCGACGGTCACGCTCGCGTTTGTCGTGCTCTACGGCATCGTCGCGCTGCCGTCGCCACCGGTGGTGCGGTCGGTGCTGCTGTGCGCGATGTTCGCCGCCGGCCTGCTCAGCGGGCGCAGCGTGGATGCGGTGCAGCTGCTGTCGATCACCGCGATCGTCATGCTGATCTATCATCCCTTGGACCTGTTCACGCCCGGCTTTCAACTCAGCTTCGGCACCGTGCTGGGACTGTTCCTGCTGACGCCGGCGTTCACGAAGCTGATGCAGAGCTTTCGCGACCGCGACCTGATGCTGGCGCCCAAGCAACCTGGCCGCATAGCAGCGGCAGGGCGGTGGGCCGACAGCCAGATGTTCGCGGCCATCGTGACGGGCATCGTCGCGTGGCTGGTCAGCATGCCGCTGATCGCGTGGCACTTCGGGCAAGTCAACCCATGGGCGATCGTTGGCAGCATCGCGCTGGCGCTGCCGGTCTTCGCGGCGCTCATCTGCGGCTTGTTGAAGGTCGTGTTGACGATCGCCTGGCCCGGCGCCGCTGAAGTGTGGGCCACAATCGCGGCGTGGCCGATCGCGCTGATGCGCCAGATGCTGACGTGGCTCGATGCGATGCCCGGTGCCAGTGTGCCGCTTCCCGCACCGCCGCCGTATTTGCTGGCGTTGTGTTACACGTTGCTGCTGGCGTCGGTCTTCCTGCGGGCGCGATCCGGACTGCGATGGACGCTGATTACGCTGGCGATCGTCTCGTACCTCGCCATCCTCGCGCTGCCCGTGCGGCAGGCGGTGATGCAGCGCGTCGCAGCGGGCGACGACCTGCGCGTTACGCTGCTCTACGTGGGCGCCGGCCAATGTGCTGTCATTGAACCGCCCGGCGGGCGCACGATGGTGGTGGATGCAGGTAGTACCTCGCTATCCGATTTGTGGCGCAAGTGCCTCGGCCCGTTCCTGCACGCGGCCGGCAAGACGTCGCTCGACACCGTCCTCATCACCCACGGCGACGCCGACCATACCAGCGCGGTCGCGGACGTCGTCAGCGTGTACGGTGTGCGCGAGGTGCTGGCCGGGGCGTATCTTGCGCCCAACGCCGTTGGAGATTCCGCGGCCGAGGGGGTGCTGGCGTCGTTGGATGATCTGGACCGCCCGCCGCGCATCGTGTCGCCGGGCGATGTGTTGCCGCTCGGGCGGCAGACGCGCGTCGAGATCCTCTGGCCGCGCGAGGGCATGGCATTACAGGACAACGACAGCGGCGTTGTAATGAAGCTGTCGCACGCCGGCCGGACGATCCTGTTCCCCGCCGACATCGAGGACGCCGCGATGGCGGAACTGCTGAAGCAGCCGGCGTCGCTGAAGGCCGACGTGCTGATCGCCGCCCATCATGGCAGCAGCGAGAAACTGACGGCCGCGTTCGTGACGGCGGTCGACCCGAGCGCGATCCTCAGCAGTAACGACCGCACGCTGACGCACAAGCAAAGAACGTTCGAAACGCTCATCGGTGATCGGCCGCTGTACCGCACGCACCACTGCGGCGCGATCACGGTAACGATCGGCGGCGACGGTTCGCTGCGCGTCGAGCCGTTTCAACAGACCGGCGCCGCGCCACCAGCGCTCACGCTGCCGGCGATTCGATAG